From Cecembia calidifontis, one genomic window encodes:
- a CDS encoding NAD(P)/FAD-dependent oxidoreductase, translated as MKIGIIGAGAAGYFSAIHAAKAGAEVMILEKTSKPLAKVKISGGGRCNVTHAAFENSNLVKNYPRGEKFLKRVFKNFSVKDTIEWFESRGVPLKTEADGRMFPVSDDSQSIINALQKEARQVGVKVYLNHGVDKIQKKAGHFEVLTKEKTFLFDRLIICSGGSPKADGFAFIKGLGHTIVDPIPSLFTFNTPQEPIRKLMGISVPDALVRIEGTKLAYKGPVLITHWGLSGPAVLKLSAFGAKWLYDKKYEAKAHIRWNQHWTEDQLIRDLNNFKNEHPKKKISGNPLFSLPSRLWVHLCDQSEIMTETVWQNLPKKQFHKLVQNLFCYIVAVKGKTTFKEEFVTAGGVNLNEVNPETMESKLFEGLFFAGEVLDIDGITGGFNFQAAWSTGYLAGINASE; from the coding sequence ATGAAAATTGGAATTATAGGCGCCGGAGCAGCCGGATATTTCTCAGCCATTCATGCCGCAAAAGCAGGGGCTGAAGTAATGATTTTAGAAAAAACTTCCAAACCTCTTGCCAAGGTTAAAATCTCAGGGGGAGGAAGGTGCAATGTAACCCATGCAGCTTTTGAAAATTCCAATTTGGTTAAAAATTACCCGAGGGGAGAAAAGTTTCTAAAAAGGGTTTTTAAAAACTTCTCAGTCAAAGATACCATTGAATGGTTTGAGAGCAGGGGAGTTCCTTTAAAAACAGAGGCAGATGGAAGGATGTTTCCAGTTTCCGATGATTCCCAATCCATCATTAATGCCCTACAAAAAGAAGCCCGTCAAGTAGGGGTCAAGGTCTATTTGAATCATGGAGTAGATAAAATTCAAAAAAAAGCGGGGCATTTTGAAGTACTGACAAAGGAAAAAACATTTTTATTTGACAGGTTAATTATATGCAGTGGGGGATCTCCTAAGGCTGATGGATTTGCGTTTATCAAGGGGTTGGGGCATACCATCGTAGATCCGATACCTTCTTTGTTTACCTTCAATACCCCTCAGGAGCCTATAAGAAAACTGATGGGCATTTCGGTTCCCGATGCATTGGTCAGAATAGAAGGGACAAAATTGGCCTATAAAGGCCCGGTACTGATTACCCACTGGGGACTCAGTGGTCCTGCTGTGCTTAAACTATCTGCTTTTGGTGCCAAATGGCTTTATGATAAAAAGTATGAAGCGAAGGCCCATATCCGTTGGAACCAGCATTGGACTGAGGATCAATTAATCCGTGACCTTAACAATTTCAAAAATGAGCATCCTAAGAAAAAAATCAGTGGCAATCCACTTTTCAGTCTGCCTTCCCGATTGTGGGTTCATCTTTGTGATCAATCTGAAATCATGACAGAAACTGTCTGGCAAAATTTACCAAAAAAACAATTCCATAAATTAGTTCAGAATCTTTTTTGCTATATTGTCGCCGTAAAAGGCAAAACTACATTCAAAGAAGAATTTGTAACTGCCGGGGGGGTAAATTTGAATGAGGTAAATCCTGAAACCATGGAAAGTAAACTGTTCGAGGGTTTATTTTTCGCCGGAGAAGTGCTGGATATTGATGGAATTACAGGTGGTTTTAATTTTCAGGCTGCTTGGAGTACAGGGTATCTGGCCGGTATAAATGCAAGTGAATAA
- a CDS encoding Nramp family divalent metal transporter, whose translation MKGNWKKYLGPGPLVAAAFIGPGTVTVCTLAGVNFGYDLLWALALSVFTTIVLQEMAARIGLITQRGLASNLSVTIQKSVWRFFSLTLVLLAIVLGNAAYEAGNISGGALGAEIFLDLTKIELGKLQINPLNVLIGVFALVLLFSGSYTLIIRFLTGLVILMSLAFVVSAILVQPPLSALLQGFVPRIQGDQIITIVALIGTTVVPYNLFLHSGLVAKRWQNLEDLKYVRTDTMIAVVLGGLVSMAIVVTGVAGASIEVNSAVDLAKGLEPLLGGKLAKYFIAFGLFAAGITSAVTAPLAASMVITESFGCSSDIKGMGMKGSIGIVLGLGLVFSSLGIRPVQLITLAQLANGILLPLLSGYVIWLVNRKSLMKGFENSLGMNLLSMIIWLITLLLGFLSILKVFGII comes from the coding sequence ATGAAAGGAAATTGGAAAAAGTATCTGGGGCCGGGTCCATTGGTAGCTGCGGCCTTTATCGGTCCCGGTACAGTCACTGTTTGTACCCTTGCCGGGGTGAATTTTGGGTATGATTTGCTTTGGGCATTGGCGCTTTCAGTTTTTACCACCATTGTATTGCAGGAAATGGCTGCAAGAATTGGTTTGATTACCCAAAGAGGATTGGCCTCAAACCTATCTGTAACCATCCAAAAATCAGTTTGGCGCTTTTTTTCTTTGACTTTAGTGCTTCTGGCCATCGTCCTAGGAAATGCGGCATATGAAGCAGGAAATATCAGCGGAGGGGCATTGGGTGCTGAAATTTTTCTGGATCTTACGAAAATAGAATTGGGGAAACTTCAAATCAATCCCCTCAATGTCTTGATAGGTGTTTTTGCCTTGGTACTTCTTTTCAGTGGCAGTTATACACTTATTATCAGATTTCTGACTGGTTTGGTTATCCTGATGAGTTTGGCTTTTGTAGTCAGTGCAATTTTGGTGCAGCCACCTCTCTCCGCTCTTTTACAGGGATTTGTTCCAAGAATTCAGGGAGATCAGATCATCACCATCGTGGCCTTAATCGGAACCACTGTGGTGCCTTACAATTTGTTTTTACATTCTGGGTTGGTGGCGAAAAGATGGCAAAACCTGGAAGACCTTAAATATGTCCGTACGGACACCATGATAGCGGTAGTTTTGGGGGGATTGGTTTCCATGGCCATAGTAGTGACGGGAGTGGCAGGTGCTTCTATAGAAGTTAATAGTGCAGTGGATTTGGCTAAAGGGCTCGAGCCTTTGTTGGGCGGTAAATTGGCGAAATATTTCATTGCCTTTGGTCTATTTGCGGCTGGAATTACCTCAGCAGTTACTGCTCCTTTAGCGGCCTCCATGGTGATAACCGAGAGCTTTGGTTGTTCCAGTGATATCAAAGGAATGGGCATGAAGGGAAGTATTGGAATCGTTTTGGGGCTCGGATTGGTGTTTTCCTCTTTAGGAATCCGCCCCGTTCAGCTCATTACCTTGGCGCAATTGGCCAATGGAATCCTTTTACCTCTTCTTTCAGGTTATGTTATCTGGTTGGTCAACAGGAAATCTTTGATGAAAGGATTCGAAAACTCATTGGGTATGAACCTGCTCAGCATGATCATTTGGCTGATTACGCTTTTGTTAGGTTTTCTCAGCATCCTGAAAGTTTTCGGAATTATCTGA
- the gap gene encoding type I glyceraldehyde-3-phosphate dehydrogenase, translating into MKNKRVAVNGCGRIGRLTIKLLLEKEGIDLVAVNDLTDPKTLAHLLQYDSVHGRYPHKVSVEDGHILVRDKKIRIFAEKDPSNIPWADLDVDIVLESTGKFTDKVSASGHLQAGAKKVIITAPAKDDDVPTVVLGVNDHILKGNERIISNASCTTNCLAPMVKLLDENFGILKGFVSTVHSYTNDQNLHDAPHRDLRRARAAAYSIIPTTTHAAKAMEIVLPHLKGKIEASAMRVPVPDGSLTDLIVQLQRETNTEEINEVFRKSAMNEMKGIIEYVEDPIVSIDIIGNPHSCIFDSGLTSAKGNLVKIVGWYDNEAGYSNRLVDLVMK; encoded by the coding sequence ATGAAAAATAAACGTGTTGCAGTCAATGGTTGTGGAAGGATTGGCCGCCTTACGATAAAATTGCTTTTGGAAAAAGAAGGGATAGACCTGGTGGCCGTCAATGACCTAACAGATCCTAAAACCCTTGCCCACTTACTTCAATACGATTCCGTTCACGGTAGGTATCCCCATAAAGTAAGTGTAGAGGACGGTCATATCTTGGTCCGGGATAAAAAAATCAGAATTTTTGCTGAAAAAGATCCTTCCAATATTCCATGGGCAGACCTGGATGTGGACATTGTCCTAGAATCAACCGGCAAATTCACAGACAAGGTTTCGGCTTCAGGTCACCTCCAAGCAGGAGCCAAGAAAGTTATCATTACTGCTCCCGCTAAAGATGATGATGTACCTACGGTGGTTTTGGGTGTAAACGATCATATCCTCAAAGGCAATGAGCGTATCATTTCCAACGCTTCCTGCACCACAAATTGCCTGGCGCCTATGGTCAAATTGTTGGATGAAAATTTTGGGATTTTAAAAGGATTTGTTTCCACGGTTCATTCTTACACCAATGACCAAAACTTACATGATGCCCCGCACAGGGATTTGAGAAGAGCTAGGGCAGCGGCCTATTCCATCATTCCTACCACTACCCATGCTGCCAAAGCAATGGAAATTGTATTACCTCACCTCAAGGGAAAGATTGAAGCCTCTGCCATGCGGGTCCCTGTGCCGGATGGTTCTTTGACAGACCTTATCGTGCAACTTCAGCGGGAAACAAACACTGAGGAAATTAATGAGGTATTCCGTAAAAGTGCGATGAATGAAATGAAGGGAATCATAGAATATGTAGAAGACCCTATCGTTTCTATTGATATTATCGGTAATCCCCATTCCTGCATATTTGATTCGGGACTTACTTCCGCCAAAGGAAATCTGGTGAAGATTGTGGGTTGGTACGATAATGAAGCAGGTTATTCTAACCGATTGGTAGACTTAGTAATGAAATAA
- a CDS encoding DUF2891 domain-containing protein — protein sequence MKNFLYLPFIILHVLGCQSSAIEPSGSPQSESFKLTLQEANRLAELPLHCMQVEYPNKLNQTLENESYLKGPKALHPAFYGCFDWHSSVHGHWMLVSLLRQFPELDKKEAIRTKLLENISKENIAEEVAYFHAPQNSSFERTYGWAWVLKLAEEIHLWDDPLARELEINLQPLTDLMVEKYLEFLPKLIYPIRVGEHTNIAFGLSLAYDYAETMQHEELKNMIKNRAMDWFQYDENCPLHWEPSGFDFLSPCFQELDIMRKIMEPNEFLAWLNRFMPELARPDFHLEPGKVSDRTDGKLVHLDGLNFSRAWVLYGLIKQFPENYGHLMQVANAHVNYSLPSIVDDNYEGTHWLGSFAIYALQQAP from the coding sequence ATGAAAAATTTTCTGTATCTCCCCTTTATCATACTTCATGTACTTGGATGTCAAAGTTCTGCCATCGAACCTTCCGGTTCCCCTCAATCTGAAAGCTTCAAATTGACTTTACAGGAAGCCAACCGATTGGCGGAACTGCCTCTGCACTGCATGCAGGTCGAATATCCAAATAAATTGAACCAAACCCTTGAAAATGAATCTTACCTTAAGGGCCCAAAAGCGCTGCATCCTGCTTTTTACGGTTGTTTTGACTGGCATTCAAGTGTGCATGGGCATTGGATGTTGGTCAGTTTATTGAGGCAGTTCCCAGAATTGGACAAAAAGGAAGCAATCAGAACCAAACTTTTGGAGAATATCAGCAAGGAAAATATTGCTGAAGAAGTAGCCTATTTCCATGCTCCCCAAAACAGCAGTTTTGAAAGGACTTATGGATGGGCCTGGGTACTCAAATTGGCAGAAGAAATCCATTTATGGGATGATCCTTTGGCCAGAGAACTGGAAATAAACTTGCAACCATTGACGGATTTGATGGTTGAAAAATACCTGGAATTTTTGCCAAAGTTGATATATCCTATCCGGGTGGGCGAACATACCAATATTGCGTTTGGGCTTTCTCTTGCTTACGATTATGCCGAGACGATGCAGCATGAAGAATTGAAAAATATGATCAAAAACCGAGCAATGGACTGGTTTCAATATGATGAGAACTGTCCGCTCCATTGGGAACCCAGTGGCTTTGACTTTTTATCCCCTTGTTTTCAGGAGTTGGATATCATGCGCAAAATCATGGAGCCTAATGAGTTTCTAGCTTGGTTGAACCGGTTTATGCCCGAATTGGCGAGGCCAGATTTTCATTTGGAGCCGGGAAAAGTCAGTGACAGAACAGATGGGAAATTGGTACATTTGGATGGACTGAACTTTTCAAGGGCATGGGTTTTATATGGTCTGATCAAGCAATTTCCGGAAAACTATGGTCATTTGATGCAGGTCGCCAATGCACATGTAAACTATTCCTTGCCCTCCATAGTGGATGATAATTATGAGGGGACACACTGGTTGGGGTCTTTTGCCATTTATGCCCTGCAGCAGGCCCCATGA
- a CDS encoding B12-binding domain-containing radical SAM protein has translation MSNSILLLTPPFTQLNTPYPATAYIKGYLNTLDKTSFQADLGIKVILRIFSKPGLRELFTEAEKKKIHSFGSNAKRIFKLREEYIETIEPVIKFLQFENPTLAYNICEGDFLPQASRFDQLDDLEWAFGTMGIQDKARHLATLYLEDIGDFIQEVLDPYFGFSRYAERLGRSAVSFDPLHEALEAEPSFVDRYLIEELEKEIKQADPCLVCLSVPFPGNLYGALRCGDYIKKQHPHIKVAMGGGYPNTELRSLKEPRVFHYIDYITLDDGERPLTCLLEFLEGKREIHNLKRTFALEDGKVRYFNGSKESDIPFSKTGTPDYSGLPLKQYLSVIEIANPMHRLWSDGRWNKLTMAHGCYWKKCTFCDITLDYIKNYEPISASIICDRIEELIAQTGETGFHFVDEAAPPALMRELAIEILKRKLKISWWTNIRFEERFTRDLCRLLKASGCIAVSGGLEVASDRLLELMQKGVTVAQVARIARNFTEAGIMVHAYLMYGFPTQTAQETIDSLEMVRQLFANHVLQSGFWHLFAMTSHAPIGLDPKAYQVVKTGPEPGDFADNDLSHDDPLGTDHEQFSSGLKKALFNYMHGICFDFPLQEWFDFKIPKTSVPANFIFKALQDEPPMAFKPNAKVVWLGGKPDLFAYTYQKKGKQRQGNKLIFEHKRGSSQLKLGEKEARWLMEILPLIQPERDKKELTFSQLKESFENFGLGDFLEFFQSSTWISLEEEGLVLV, from the coding sequence GTGTCCAATTCGATCCTTCTCCTTACTCCTCCCTTTACCCAGCTGAATACCCCCTATCCTGCTACTGCCTATATCAAAGGTTACCTCAATACTTTAGACAAAACTTCTTTTCAGGCGGATTTGGGGATAAAAGTGATCCTGAGGATTTTTTCAAAACCCGGGCTTAGGGAGCTCTTTACTGAAGCAGAAAAAAAGAAAATCCATTCATTTGGCTCCAATGCAAAAAGAATTTTCAAATTGAGAGAGGAATATATTGAGACGATTGAGCCTGTAATCAAATTCCTCCAGTTTGAAAATCCAACTTTGGCCTATAATATATGTGAAGGAGACTTTTTGCCCCAAGCCTCCAGGTTTGACCAATTGGATGATTTGGAATGGGCATTTGGAACCATGGGAATACAGGACAAGGCCAGACATCTGGCGACTTTGTATCTTGAAGATATAGGTGATTTTATCCAAGAGGTCTTAGATCCCTATTTTGGGTTTAGCAGGTATGCAGAACGCCTGGGAAGGTCAGCGGTTTCATTTGATCCCCTTCATGAAGCCTTAGAGGCTGAACCATCTTTTGTTGACCGCTATTTAATAGAAGAGCTTGAAAAAGAAATAAAGCAAGCCGATCCCTGTTTGGTCTGCCTTTCTGTGCCTTTTCCCGGAAATCTTTATGGAGCATTGCGCTGTGGAGACTATATCAAAAAGCAGCATCCCCATATTAAGGTAGCTATGGGTGGTGGCTATCCCAATACAGAACTGAGGTCACTTAAAGAACCTAGGGTATTCCACTACATCGATTATATTACCTTGGATGATGGGGAAAGGCCCTTGACCTGTCTTTTGGAATTCTTGGAAGGTAAGCGGGAAATCCACAACCTCAAACGGACCTTTGCCCTTGAAGATGGGAAGGTCCGCTATTTTAATGGATCCAAGGAAAGTGATATTCCTTTCAGCAAAACCGGAACGCCGGATTATTCGGGTTTACCTTTAAAACAATACCTTTCTGTCATTGAAATAGCTAATCCCATGCACCGGCTTTGGTCAGATGGCAGATGGAATAAGCTGACCATGGCACATGGCTGTTATTGGAAAAAATGTACTTTTTGTGACATTACACTGGATTATATCAAAAATTATGAACCCATCAGTGCATCCATTATCTGTGACCGCATTGAGGAACTGATAGCCCAAACAGGGGAAACGGGCTTCCATTTTGTGGATGAAGCTGCCCCGCCTGCCCTGATGCGTGAGTTGGCGATTGAAATCCTTAAAAGAAAACTGAAAATCAGCTGGTGGACCAATATTCGGTTTGAAGAAAGATTTACCAGGGATCTTTGCCGTTTATTGAAGGCTTCAGGCTGTATAGCTGTATCTGGGGGCCTGGAAGTAGCTTCCGACCGTTTGCTGGAATTGATGCAGAAAGGTGTTACAGTGGCGCAGGTTGCCCGCATTGCCAGGAATTTCACCGAAGCAGGTATCATGGTCCATGCCTACCTGATGTATGGATTTCCCACCCAAACAGCCCAGGAAACTATTGATAGTCTGGAAATGGTCAGGCAATTATTTGCCAACCATGTCCTTCAATCTGGTTTTTGGCATCTTTTTGCCATGACCTCCCATGCGCCTATTGGCTTGGATCCTAAAGCTTATCAAGTGGTAAAGACAGGACCTGAGCCAGGAGATTTTGCGGACAATGACCTAAGCCATGATGATCCTTTGGGTACAGATCATGAGCAGTTCAGTTCTGGATTGAAAAAGGCCCTGTTCAACTACATGCATGGAATCTGTTTTGATTTCCCCTTGCAGGAGTGGTTTGATTTTAAAATTCCAAAAACAAGTGTACCTGCAAATTTCATTTTCAAAGCTTTGCAGGATGAACCCCCAATGGCTTTCAAACCTAATGCTAAAGTGGTATGGTTAGGGGGAAAACCGGATTTGTTTGCTTATACCTATCAAAAAAAGGGGAAACAACGACAGGGGAATAAACTGATTTTTGAACATAAAAGAGGAAGTTCCCAGCTCAAATTGGGAGAAAAAGAGGCCCGATGGCTGATGGAAATCCTGCCTTTGATTCAGCCTGAAAGAGATAAAAAAGAGTTGACATTTTCCCAGCTAAAAGAATCATTTGAAAATTTTGGTCTGGGGGATTTCTTGGAGTTTTTCCAATCATCTACTTGGATTTCCCTGGAAGAGGAAGGACTTGTGCTGGTATAA
- a CDS encoding helicase HerA-like domain-containing protein, with the protein MAKIDDFKAHIEQGYTFKGDSIILGTAVLDQEPVPHAQIKVPLKTLNRHGLIAGATGTGKTVTLQVFAEQLSLNGIPSVLMDLKGDLSGLAMPGKLNPIIEKRCDLIGIPYEPSGLPVELMSISGERGVKLKATVSEFGPVLISQILELNDTQRGVIALVFRYCDTHHLPLLDLKDLKKVLQYVINEGKDGIQKEFGAVSSATVNTIMRKIIELEQQGAESFFGELSFDVNDFVRTENGKGVLSIIRLTDIQNRPKLFSTFMLSLLSEIYETFPEEGDTGKPKLCIFIDEAHLVFSNASKDLIDKIEAIVKLIRSKGVGVYFCTQTPTDIPEKVLGQLGLKIQHALRAFTAKDRTAIKKTAENYPITSFYNTAEVLTSMGIGEALVTALNEKGIPTPLAHTLLRSPITRMNILSSEEIDSLVKNSFLVRKYNVEIDRKSAFEILDEKITRAEIESEKEKSVPTAQRKSPGRPAKETTLIEELSKNTMVRQVGRTIFRELARGILGGFSGKRK; encoded by the coding sequence ATGGCGAAAATCGATGACTTCAAAGCCCATATTGAACAGGGATACACATTTAAGGGTGATTCAATTATTTTAGGTACAGCGGTTTTGGACCAAGAGCCGGTACCACATGCCCAGATCAAAGTTCCGCTCAAAACCCTCAACCGGCATGGTTTGATCGCCGGAGCCACAGGAACTGGAAAGACGGTAACCCTTCAGGTATTTGCAGAGCAATTGTCTTTGAATGGGATTCCCAGTGTGCTAATGGACCTAAAGGGAGACCTTTCGGGCCTTGCCATGCCTGGAAAACTTAACCCTATCATAGAAAAAAGATGTGACTTGATCGGGATTCCATATGAACCCTCCGGTTTGCCTGTGGAATTGATGTCTATCAGTGGAGAACGGGGAGTGAAATTGAAGGCTACGGTTTCTGAGTTTGGACCGGTTTTGATCTCCCAGATTTTGGAACTCAATGATACTCAAAGAGGGGTGATTGCATTGGTTTTTCGATATTGCGACACCCATCATTTGCCTTTGCTGGACCTAAAAGACCTGAAGAAAGTCCTTCAGTACGTGATAAATGAAGGTAAAGACGGTATCCAAAAAGAGTTTGGTGCCGTTTCATCCGCTACTGTCAATACCATCATGCGGAAAATCATTGAATTAGAGCAGCAAGGGGCAGAAAGCTTTTTCGGAGAACTCTCTTTCGATGTGAATGATTTTGTAAGGACAGAAAATGGAAAAGGCGTCTTGTCGATCATAAGATTGACTGACATTCAAAACAGACCTAAACTGTTTTCAACTTTTATGTTATCACTTCTTTCTGAAATCTATGAAACATTTCCTGAAGAGGGCGATACCGGAAAACCAAAGCTCTGTATATTCATTGATGAAGCCCACTTGGTATTTTCCAATGCTTCCAAAGACCTCATTGATAAGATCGAAGCCATAGTCAAACTGATCCGGTCCAAAGGAGTTGGGGTATATTTTTGTACACAAACCCCTACTGATATTCCCGAAAAGGTACTGGGACAACTGGGTTTAAAGATTCAGCATGCGCTAAGGGCATTTACAGCAAAGGACAGAACTGCCATCAAGAAAACCGCTGAAAATTATCCGATAACATCCTTTTACAATACTGCAGAAGTACTGACTTCTATGGGGATTGGTGAGGCTTTGGTTACCGCTTTAAATGAAAAAGGTATTCCAACACCACTTGCCCACACCCTGTTAAGGTCACCCATCACCCGGATGAATATCCTGAGTTCTGAAGAAATAGATAGTTTGGTAAAGAATTCATTTTTAGTAAGAAAATATAATGTGGAAATAGACAGGAAGAGTGCCTTTGAAATTTTGGATGAAAAGATTACCCGCGCAGAAATCGAATCTGAAAAGGAAAAATCAGTTCCAACAGCCCAAAGGAAGAGTCCTGGACGACCTGCAAAAGAAACGACACTTATTGAGGAATTAAGTAAAAACACCATGGTCAGACAGGTTGGGAGGACAATTTTCCGCGAGCTGGCCCGTGGCATCTTGGGTGGATTTTCTGGAAAAAGGAAATAG
- a CDS encoding IS1380 family transposase, with amino-acid sequence MKITNSTEKITPFGGFNFVFNSFKNSGLPELIDNQLGVRALRGGFSYSDIFANHMAIFFNGGDCTEDINVHLRDALEQVPSFSVCSADTILRGIKELAVDTELFINPSSGVSHEFNINGKLNSLLLKSACKTGLLKSGVAYDLDYDNTVIPTEKYDSKKTYKHVYGYQPGVASIAHPEFSQAIPVYVEGRNGNSQAKYLQADTLTRMFGQLTNENIRIGRFRADSASYQEEVLRTLEAHTESFYIRANRCAKLDNILGSIAPEKWQKIRLGVQEMEVTDLSDYKPFGKDRSYRLVITRIRRKDGQADVFSGDAFTYRAILTNEHTSSNEAVVRFYNARGASERLFDVLNNDFGWSKLPCSFLAENTSFMLMTAMYANFYTYIIGEYSRKVDWLKPTDRLKKFIFRFITVSAKWIRTGRREVLKLFTSKDYKPILN; translated from the coding sequence ATGAAAATTACGAATTCGACAGAAAAAATCACACCTTTCGGAGGTTTTAATTTTGTTTTTAACTCTTTCAAAAATTCTGGTCTCCCAGAACTCATTGATAATCAATTGGGGGTTAGAGCCTTAAGGGGAGGGTTTTCATACAGTGACATTTTCGCCAATCATATGGCTATTTTCTTTAATGGTGGCGACTGTACTGAAGATATCAATGTTCACTTGAGAGACGCACTTGAACAGGTCCCTTCATTTTCAGTATGCAGTGCCGATACAATTCTGAGAGGTATCAAAGAGCTTGCTGTTGATACAGAACTCTTTATAAATCCGTCCAGTGGAGTAAGCCATGAATTTAATATCAATGGAAAACTCAACAGCTTGTTGTTAAAATCAGCTTGTAAGACCGGATTACTCAAGTCAGGTGTTGCTTACGACCTCGATTATGACAACACCGTCATTCCAACTGAAAAGTACGATTCAAAAAAGACATATAAACACGTCTATGGATATCAGCCAGGTGTAGCTTCCATAGCACATCCTGAATTTTCACAGGCCATTCCTGTGTACGTAGAGGGCAGAAATGGCAACAGTCAGGCCAAATATTTGCAGGCTGATACACTTACACGCATGTTTGGGCAGCTTACCAATGAAAATATCCGTATCGGAAGGTTCAGAGCCGATTCAGCATCCTATCAGGAAGAAGTTCTCCGCACACTGGAAGCACATACCGAAAGCTTTTATATACGGGCAAACAGATGTGCCAAACTGGATAATATCCTTGGAAGTATAGCCCCTGAGAAGTGGCAGAAAATACGTTTGGGTGTACAGGAAATGGAAGTTACTGACCTATCCGACTACAAACCTTTCGGTAAAGACAGGTCTTACAGGCTGGTCATTACCAGAATCAGGCGTAAAGACGGGCAGGCAGATGTGTTTAGTGGAGATGCATTTACTTACAGGGCTATTCTGACCAATGAACATACATCGTCCAATGAAGCTGTTGTAAGGTTTTATAACGCCCGGGGTGCAAGCGAACGCTTGTTTGATGTACTCAACAATGACTTTGGCTGGTCTAAGTTGCCCTGTTCGTTCCTTGCAGAGAATACCTCCTTTATGCTTATGACGGCTATGTATGCCAATTTTTACACCTATATCATTGGAGAGTATTCCAGAAAAGTTGATTGGCTTAAGCCTACCGACAGGCTCAAGAAGTTTATCTTCAGATTTATCACTGTTTCAGCCAAGTGGATAAGAACGGGAAGAAGAGAAGTGCTCAAACTGTTCACGAGTAAGGATTACAAGCCGATTTTGAACTAA